In a single window of the Caproicibacterium sp. BJN0003 genome:
- a CDS encoding DMT family transporter, translating to MQNQKKVHLAESGLFLVTILWGTSFVIIKQATTLVEPGYLLGIRFLFAAVMMALIFHKKLKLLTLDSLKFSFVLGGLLFLSYYLQTVAIKYTTAGKNAFLTTIYVIIVPFLYWIIRKVRPRPANLISAFFCIIGIALISLSGDSFSLNFGDFLTILCGFFFASHIIFLSIASRQYDPILMSILQFFVVGVLSFLVAVFTEPVPALSPASLLPILYLSVFCTMIALGLQAVGEKYVNPSKASLIMSLESLIGCISGIVFLGEPLTIKLVAGFAMIFLAMLISELPTILSKTGPASKSEP from the coding sequence ATGCAAAATCAAAAAAAGGTCCATCTTGCTGAGTCTGGTTTGTTTTTGGTCACCATCCTATGGGGGACTAGCTTTGTTATTATAAAACAAGCAACAACTCTAGTTGAACCAGGATATTTACTTGGAATTCGTTTTCTTTTTGCGGCCGTCATGATGGCCTTGATTTTTCACAAAAAGCTAAAACTTCTCACACTCGACTCTCTAAAATTCAGTTTTGTTCTTGGTGGGCTTCTCTTTTTATCTTACTATCTTCAAACCGTTGCCATAAAATACACCACTGCAGGGAAAAATGCATTTTTAACAACGATTTATGTGATAATTGTTCCATTTTTATACTGGATCATTCGAAAAGTCCGTCCTCGGCCAGCCAATTTAATCTCCGCTTTTTTCTGTATCATTGGAATCGCGCTGATCTCTCTTTCCGGAGATTCCTTTTCTCTGAATTTTGGAGATTTTTTGACAATTCTCTGTGGTTTCTTCTTTGCGTCTCATATCATTTTTCTAAGCATCGCTTCCAGACAATATGACCCGATTCTAATGAGCATCCTTCAATTTTTTGTCGTCGGCGTTCTCAGCTTTTTGGTTGCTGTTTTTACCGAACCCGTTCCCGCATTATCGCCAGCTTCCCTTTTGCCTATTTTATATCTCTCTGTTTTCTGCACGATGATCGCACTTGGACTACAGGCCGTCGGAGAAAAATATGTAAACCCTTCGAAAGCTTCTTTAATCATGTCTCTGGAATCGTTGATCGGTTGCATCAGCGGCATTGTTTTTCTCGGAGAACCTCTCACCATAAAACTGGTAGCAGGTTTTGCAATGATCTTTCTAGCTATGCTCATTTCTGAATTGCCTACTATTCTAAGTAAAACAGGTCCAGCCTCAAAAAGCGAACCTTAA
- the yfmF gene encoding EF-P 5-aminopentanol modification-associated protein YfmF, with amino-acid sequence MPELEQTALGNGIRFLGVRDPKFKTFRISVNFFLPMKKNRAAATAMIPFLLSRASREYPDFSAMSKKMADLYGSVVTAEASKLGDAQVLTLSAAGISDRYALSQEKISYELANVLCGMIFDPLIENGLFPKDGFEQEKRQSLERMDAEYNDKRMYALLQCQKLMFSDEPAGIDRFGGRSAVEALRPEELVPAWKELLRNSKIELLSLGDCDSQAVCSGFQKAFSGIHREPETCDTIVKAPSEKILEKTEKQNVAQGKLVMGFRSAINLQSPKWPAMALMNTVFGGSPSSKLFLNVRERLSLCYYCSSLFDSMKGAMFVQSGVETKNFEAAQAEIQHQMDEMKKGNITEEEISSAKLTMENSYRTVMDSLWSLENWYVGQTYAPKIKTPLEYADQISKVKSEEIVEAAQKIQPAAVYRLTSSEGAKS; translated from the coding sequence ATGCCCGAACTAGAACAGACGGCGCTTGGAAACGGGATTCGTTTTCTCGGCGTTCGGGATCCTAAATTTAAAACATTTCGTATTTCTGTGAACTTTTTTCTACCGATGAAGAAGAACCGCGCGGCTGCAACGGCAATGATTCCATTTTTGCTTAGCCGTGCCAGTCGTGAGTACCCGGATTTTTCTGCCATGAGTAAAAAAATGGCGGATCTTTACGGCTCGGTAGTGACCGCAGAAGCTTCTAAATTAGGAGATGCGCAGGTATTGACACTTTCTGCTGCCGGAATATCAGATCGCTATGCACTTTCGCAAGAGAAGATTTCTTATGAACTTGCGAATGTGCTTTGCGGGATGATCTTTGATCCGCTGATCGAAAATGGTCTGTTCCCAAAAGATGGATTTGAGCAGGAAAAACGGCAGTCATTGGAACGTATGGATGCAGAGTATAACGACAAACGCATGTATGCACTTTTGCAGTGCCAAAAGTTAATGTTTTCGGATGAGCCTGCTGGAATCGACCGCTTTGGAGGACGAAGTGCGGTAGAAGCACTTCGTCCGGAAGAACTTGTTCCAGCATGGAAAGAACTACTTCGCAACTCTAAAATTGAGCTGCTCTCTCTGGGAGATTGTGATTCACAGGCTGTTTGCAGCGGATTCCAAAAAGCATTTTCGGGGATTCATCGGGAACCGGAAACGTGTGATACGATTGTTAAGGCACCTTCCGAAAAAATTCTAGAAAAGACGGAAAAACAGAACGTTGCACAGGGAAAACTTGTCATGGGATTCCGCTCTGCAATCAATCTGCAGTCTCCCAAGTGGCCTGCAATGGCTCTGATGAATACGGTTTTCGGCGGTTCTCCCAGCAGTAAATTGTTTCTGAATGTACGTGAAAGATTGAGCCTATGCTATTACTGCAGTTCCCTTTTTGATAGTATGAAGGGGGCAATGTTTGTTCAAAGTGGTGTCGAGACCAAAAATTTTGAAGCGGCACAAGCGGAGATTCAGCATCAGATGGATGAAATGAAGAAAGGAAATATTACCGAAGAGGAAATTTCTTCTGCAAAGCTCACGATGGAAAATTCCTATCGTACGGTGATGGATTCTCTCTGGTCTTTGGAAAACTGGTATGTAGGTCAAACGTATGCGCCAAAAATTAAGACGCCGTTAGAATATGCGGATCAGATTTCAAAAGTCAAGTCGGAAGAGATTGTCGAAGCGGCACAGAAGATACAGCCTGCTGCTGTCTATCGTTTGACGTCATCTGAGGGGGCCAAGTCATGA
- the yfmH gene encoding EF-P 5-aminopentanol modification-associated protein YfmH: protein MNLSELKEVRSERLGDCYYEGKHPSGLQIYLYPKKKNASTYAIFGTRYGSVDTRFRRSDEQEESKVPAGIAHYLEHKLFESEDGDAFTRYAKTGASANAYTSFDVTCYLFSCTEHVYDSLEILLDFVQSPYFTEQTVKKEQGIIGQEIRMYDDDPDWRVLFNMLEAMYQNHPVKVDIAGTVESIAKITPELLYRCYHTFYNLNNMVLCVVGNIDPQKVLDLCDKMLKPSKAVTVDRIFEPEPETVLKSRIEQSLSVASPLFSLGFKEKAERRATTKEMAETSILLSLLADDSSPLFRRLLDASLINESSFGYENFEGPGYACVIFSGESKDPDAVQKEILKELESYRKNGVSDEAFERAKKTVYGKNVSSFNSVESIANAMASFSFADRSLFAYVDAIANATKEEVLSRLNTQLLPENRVLSIIHPEKA from the coding sequence ATGAATTTGAGTGAATTAAAAGAAGTCCGCAGCGAGCGATTAGGCGATTGCTATTATGAAGGAAAACATCCTTCCGGGCTGCAGATTTATTTATACCCGAAGAAGAAAAATGCTTCTACCTATGCGATTTTTGGGACACGGTATGGCTCAGTGGATACAAGATTCCGCCGTTCTGATGAGCAGGAAGAAAGTAAAGTCCCAGCAGGAATTGCACATTATCTGGAGCATAAGCTTTTTGAGAGCGAAGACGGGGACGCTTTTACTCGTTATGCAAAAACAGGCGCTTCGGCCAATGCATATACCTCTTTTGATGTGACCTGCTATCTGTTCTCCTGTACGGAGCATGTTTATGATTCGCTGGAGATTTTGCTGGATTTTGTCCAGTCTCCTTATTTTACGGAACAAACAGTCAAAAAAGAGCAGGGAATTATCGGGCAGGAAATCCGTATGTACGACGATGATCCGGATTGGCGTGTCCTCTTTAATATGTTGGAGGCTATGTATCAGAATCATCCGGTTAAGGTGGATATTGCAGGAACAGTAGAGAGTATTGCTAAAATCACGCCTGAATTGCTTTATCGGTGCTACCATACTTTTTATAATTTGAATAATATGGTGCTTTGCGTGGTTGGTAATATTGATCCGCAGAAAGTGCTTGATCTCTGTGATAAAATGCTGAAACCGAGCAAAGCGGTAACAGTAGACCGGATTTTTGAGCCGGAACCGGAAACAGTGCTGAAATCCCGTATAGAGCAAAGCCTTAGTGTGGCTTCTCCACTTTTCAGCCTCGGCTTTAAAGAAAAAGCGGAAAGACGCGCAACGACAAAAGAGATGGCAGAAACCAGTATTCTGCTGTCACTTTTAGCCGACGATTCCTCCCCACTTTTTAGAAGACTTTTGGATGCCTCCCTCATTAACGAGAGCAGCTTTGGATATGAGAATTTTGAAGGACCCGGTTATGCCTGCGTTATCTTTTCCGGAGAATCAAAAGATCCGGATGCTGTCCAAAAGGAAATCTTAAAAGAACTCGAAAGCTATCGTAAAAATGGTGTTTCTGATGAAGCATTTGAGCGTGCGAAGAAAACAGTATACGGAAAAAATGTGTCCTCGTTTAACAGTGTCGAAAGTATTGCGAATGCGATGGCTTCATTTTCATTTGCAGACCGTTCTTTGTTTGCGTATGTAGATGCAATTGCAAATGCGACAAAAGAAGAAGTATTGTCTCGTTTGAATACGCAGCTGCTGCCGGAAAATCGTGTCCTTTCGATCATCCATCCGGAGAAAGCTTAA
- the lgt gene encoding prolipoprotein diacylglyceryl transferase: MQIIHNVTFPKMGITLQVNEIAFTIGSKPIYWYGIIIATGLILAILYTMKSCKKFHVNSDHLIDCILVGVIGGVIGARAYYVIFYPGDKYIKDPSQIFHIWEGGLGIYGGIIVGLLCGALMAKHHKMSVPAVLDLASMGFLIGQCIGRWGNFINQEAFGIETNLPWGMQSDMTRAFAPNPVHPCFLYESLWCLIGFLLLHFFSRKLRRYDGQVFLLYSCWYGLGRFFIEGLRTDSLLLPIVPLRVSQVVAAAAVLVSIILLIVFRNRTTLSGCGAPEVVSLNHLVDEIPEDMIESETEQNASSETVKDEKSETETVETKESVQTTDSDKQEDSASEVTNQPTQQTDEPQKKE, translated from the coding sequence ATGCAGATTATACACAATGTTACTTTTCCAAAGATGGGAATCACGTTGCAGGTCAATGAAATTGCTTTTACGATCGGTTCCAAGCCGATTTATTGGTATGGAATTATTATTGCGACTGGATTGATTCTGGCAATTTTATATACAATGAAAAGCTGCAAAAAATTTCATGTCAATTCTGATCATCTGATTGACTGTATTCTTGTCGGTGTGATCGGTGGTGTGATTGGAGCAAGGGCATATTATGTTATTTTTTATCCAGGGGATAAATACATAAAAGATCCCTCTCAGATTTTTCATATCTGGGAAGGCGGATTGGGCATTTATGGCGGTATCATCGTAGGACTTCTGTGCGGGGCTTTGATGGCAAAGCATCATAAGATGAGCGTCCCTGCCGTATTGGATCTTGCTTCTATGGGCTTTTTGATTGGACAATGTATTGGCCGTTGGGGCAATTTTATCAATCAGGAAGCTTTTGGCATCGAAACAAATCTGCCGTGGGGAATGCAGAGCGATATGACAAGAGCATTTGCTCCCAATCCGGTGCATCCGTGCTTCCTTTATGAATCATTGTGGTGCCTGATTGGATTTTTGCTGCTTCATTTCTTTAGCCGCAAATTGCGTCGTTATGATGGACAAGTATTTTTGTTGTATTCGTGCTGGTATGGACTAGGTAGATTCTTTATAGAGGGCCTGCGCACCGATAGCCTCCTTTTACCCATTGTTCCGTTGCGTGTTTCGCAAGTTGTAGCTGCTGCTGCAGTTCTGGTGTCTATTATTTTGCTGATCGTTTTTCGAAACAGAACAACCCTTTCCGGCTGTGGCGCTCCGGAAGTCGTTTCTTTAAATCATCTGGTCGACGAAATTCCGGAAGATATGATTGAGTCTGAAACAGAACAAAATGCGTCATCAGAAACTGTTAAGGATGAAAAATCGGAAACAGAAACAGTAGAAACGAAAGAATCAGTCCAAACAACGGATTCAGATAAGCAGGAAGATTCCGCTTCTGAAGTAACTAATCAACCTACACAGCAAACGGATGAACCGCAAAAGAAGGAATAA
- the folD gene encoding bifunctional methylenetetrahydrofolate dehydrogenase/methenyltetrahydrofolate cyclohydrolase FolD — translation MMGKRIDGKAIAAELRAQVALETVAIKKQGIEPSLAVVIVGDDPASRTYVNNKKKACAEVGIRSLEFALPKETSQKELEELVQRLNKDPDVDGILVQSPLPKGLDEKAIVNEINPQKDVDAFHPVNVGHIMIGDYKLLPCTPAGIMELLRHENISVEGKQCVVIGRSNIVGKPMAMLLMHANGTVTICHSKTKNLKEICKQADILVAAVGKTKFVTKEMVKPGAVVIDVGMDRDENGKLCGDVDYEAVEPIASAITPVPGGVGPMTIAMLLKNTLTASKQRRG, via the coding sequence ATTATGGGAAAACGAATTGATGGAAAAGCAATCGCTGCAGAACTGCGAGCGCAGGTAGCTCTTGAAACAGTTGCGATAAAAAAGCAGGGAATAGAACCATCTTTGGCGGTTGTAATTGTCGGGGATGACCCGGCTTCTCGCACTTATGTGAATAATAAGAAAAAAGCCTGTGCCGAAGTAGGAATCCGCAGCCTCGAATTTGCACTTCCAAAAGAAACTTCGCAGAAAGAATTGGAAGAATTGGTGCAGCGTTTAAATAAGGATCCGGATGTTGATGGAATTCTTGTGCAGTCCCCGCTGCCAAAAGGGTTGGATGAAAAAGCGATCGTTAACGAGATCAATCCACAGAAAGATGTAGATGCTTTTCATCCAGTCAATGTAGGACATATCATGATTGGTGATTACAAATTGCTTCCTTGTACGCCGGCGGGTATTATGGAGCTTTTGCGCCATGAAAATATTTCCGTAGAGGGAAAACAGTGTGTGGTGATCGGTCGAAGCAACATTGTTGGAAAACCGATGGCGATGCTTTTAATGCATGCAAACGGAACCGTAACCATTTGTCACAGTAAAACGAAAAATTTAAAAGAGATCTGTAAGCAGGCGGATATCTTGGTGGCGGCAGTTGGCAAAACAAAATTTGTTACAAAAGAAATGGTCAAGCCGGGCGCAGTTGTGATTGATGTCGGAATGGATCGTGACGAAAACGGAAAACTTTGCGGGGACGTTGATTATGAAGCAGTGGAGCCGATTGCGTCTGCAATTACACCGGTTCCCGGAGGGGTTGGTCCCATGACGATTGCGATGCTGCTTAAAAACACGCTGACAGCTTCTAAACAGCGCCGCGGTTGA
- the dxs gene encoding 1-deoxy-D-xylulose-5-phosphate synthase — MANLLDKIDSPADLQSLTNEELEQLCAEIRQKIIKIVSANGGHLASNLGTVELTVALEKVFGKPEDRIVWDVGHQAYTHKILTGRREAISTIRTKGGISGFPNRQESPWDAFTAGHSSTSISAALGIAEAKAIRGETGHVVAVIGDGALTGGLAYEGLNNAGRFHKNFIVILNDNKMSISHNVGGIARYLAHMRTKPAYLKAKSDVESTLHHIPMVGDPMSNIIKKSKAVLKQLLYNSTLFEDLGLFYYGPYDGHDLPQLIEILQNAKQIDHPMLIHVLTEKGRGYAFAEKNPGAFHGVSKFDVKTGKSVHPGGENFSSVFGMQICKLAREDPKICAVTAAMRSGTCLEAFSHEFPERFFDVGIAEEHAITFSGGLSSAGMLPVCAIYSTFLQRSYDQLIHDAALQRLKLVIAVDRAGVVGEDGETHQGIMDAAFLNTIPEITVYSPAYYEELCMDLQKALYEDQNVVAVRYPRGCQLFKPFDFIPDGMPYQTYGEKSAPLLLVTYGRLFSYACKAKTLLKEKNIKISILKLNRIKPIDEKAISFASAYEKIFFFEEGMEEGGIGEHFLRMLKQENFKGNYYLRGIHDFVPHATVDQALKELLLDADGMCQMILTETLN, encoded by the coding sequence ATGGCAAACCTGTTGGATAAGATTGATTCACCGGCAGATCTGCAGTCTCTTACAAATGAGGAACTGGAGCAGCTCTGCGCAGAGATTCGGCAAAAAATTATAAAAATAGTTTCTGCAAACGGCGGACATCTTGCCTCCAATCTTGGTACAGTGGAACTAACGGTAGCACTGGAGAAAGTTTTCGGTAAGCCGGAGGATCGAATTGTCTGGGATGTTGGACATCAGGCTTATACCCATAAAATTTTAACCGGACGGAGAGAAGCAATCTCTACGATTCGTACGAAAGGTGGAATTTCCGGATTTCCCAATCGACAAGAAAGCCCGTGGGATGCATTTACAGCAGGACATAGCAGTACTTCTATTTCTGCAGCCCTTGGAATTGCAGAAGCGAAGGCAATTCGCGGAGAAACTGGGCATGTAGTTGCCGTGATCGGCGATGGCGCATTGACCGGCGGCCTTGCCTATGAAGGGTTAAATAATGCGGGAAGGTTTCACAAGAATTTTATTGTGATTTTAAACGACAATAAAATGTCTATTTCGCATAATGTGGGTGGTATTGCGCGCTATCTTGCACATATGCGCACAAAACCGGCTTATCTAAAAGCAAAGAGCGATGTGGAATCAACGCTCCACCATATCCCGATGGTGGGAGATCCAATGAGCAATATTATAAAAAAGTCGAAAGCTGTTTTGAAGCAGCTTCTTTATAACAGCACTTTATTTGAGGACCTTGGCCTTTTCTATTATGGGCCGTATGATGGTCATGATCTGCCTCAGCTGATCGAAATTCTGCAGAATGCAAAACAGATTGACCACCCGATGCTGATTCATGTGCTTACGGAAAAAGGGCGCGGATATGCGTTTGCAGAAAAGAATCCGGGCGCTTTTCACGGCGTTTCAAAATTTGATGTCAAAACCGGAAAGTCTGTTCATCCGGGAGGAGAAAATTTCAGCTCTGTTTTTGGTATGCAGATCTGCAAATTGGCGCGTGAAGATCCAAAAATTTGTGCGGTAACAGCAGCAATGAGAAGCGGTACTTGTTTGGAAGCTTTTTCTCATGAATTTCCGGAGCGCTTTTTCGATGTCGGAATCGCTGAAGAACATGCAATTACTTTTTCAGGAGGACTTTCCAGTGCAGGAATGCTTCCTGTTTGTGCAATCTATTCCACGTTTTTGCAGAGAAGCTATGATCAGCTCATTCACGATGCAGCGCTTCAGCGCTTAAAATTGGTCATTGCAGTCGACCGTGCGGGCGTTGTGGGAGAAGATGGAGAAACACATCAGGGAATCATGGATGCAGCTTTTCTCAATACGATTCCAGAGATTACTGTTTATTCCCCCGCTTATTATGAAGAGCTTTGTATGGATCTTCAAAAGGCACTTTATGAAGATCAAAATGTTGTTGCCGTCCGTTATCCGCGCGGCTGCCAGCTTTTTAAGCCGTTTGATTTTATTCCCGATGGAATGCCATATCAGACTTATGGAGAAAAGAGTGCACCTTTGCTTTTGGTAACTTATGGCCGTTTATTTTCCTATGCTTGTAAAGCAAAGACTCTTTTAAAAGAAAAGAATATAAAAATTTCTATTTTAAAATTGAATCGGATCAAGCCGATTGACGAAAAGGCAATTTCTTTTGCATCTGCTTACGAAAAGATTTTCTTTTTTGAAGAGGGTATGGAAGAAGGCGGCATCGGAGAACATTTTTTGCGGATGTTGAAGCAGGAAAATTTTAAAGGCAACTATTATCTGCGCGGGATTCATGATTTTGTGCCGCATGCAACGGTTGATCAGGCACTGAAAGAATTACTTTTAGATGCAGACGGAATGTGTCAAATGATTTTAACGGAGACTTTAAATTGA
- a CDS encoding TlyA family RNA methyltransferase, with protein sequence MIEKKRLDILLVEQGYFESREKAKAIIMAGDVYIDHQKFDKPGTMLPVGTEIEVRSTGPKYVSRGGLKLEKAMQLFPISLKAKTTMDIGASTGGFTDCMLQNGAKKVYSVDVGYGQLAWKLRNDERVVNLERTNVRYLTKEQVSEPIDFFSVDVSFISLRLVLPVAREFLAPSGQAVCLIKPQFEAGREKVGKKGVVRDRAVHEEVIRTISDFVLTIGFSILGITFSPVKGPEGNIEYLIYLQKSDTPTSIQFDPKALVEESHLCLNGGK encoded by the coding sequence TTGATAGAGAAAAAAAGACTAGATATTCTTCTGGTGGAACAGGGCTACTTTGAAAGTCGAGAAAAAGCGAAAGCCATTATTATGGCTGGAGATGTTTATATTGATCATCAAAAATTTGATAAGCCGGGGACGATGCTGCCGGTGGGCACAGAAATTGAAGTGCGCAGCACAGGCCCAAAATATGTCAGCCGTGGTGGATTGAAGCTTGAAAAGGCGATGCAGCTTTTTCCAATTTCTTTAAAAGCAAAAACGACCATGGATATTGGGGCAAGTACCGGCGGATTTACAGACTGCATGCTGCAAAACGGTGCAAAGAAGGTTTATTCTGTCGATGTGGGGTATGGCCAGCTGGCGTGGAAGCTCAGAAATGATGAGCGTGTCGTCAATCTGGAGCGGACAAACGTCCGTTATCTTACAAAAGAGCAGGTTTCAGAACCAATTGATTTTTTTAGCGTTGATGTTTCCTTTATTTCTTTGCGTTTGGTTTTGCCGGTGGCACGGGAGTTTTTGGCGCCCAGTGGTCAGGCGGTTTGTTTGATTAAGCCGCAGTTCGAAGCTGGAAGAGAAAAAGTCGGGAAAAAGGGAGTCGTCCGCGATCGAGCCGTGCATGAAGAAGTCATTCGAACAATTTCTGATTTTGTTTTGACCATTGGGTTCTCTATTTTGGGAATTACTTTTTCACCGGTAAAAGGGCCGGAAGGGAATATTGAATATTTAATTTATTTGCAAAAATCAGATACACCTACCAGCATTCAATTTGATCCGAAAGCTTTAGTAGAGGAATCTCATCTTTGCCTAAACGGAGGAAAGTAA
- a CDS encoding NAD(+)/NADH kinase, producing the protein MKIAVVPNLNRSLARSVTHRILMQLHALGQEIFMDEIYRKEGFEADAFWESHAGLMNACDLILAVGGDGTIIHQARHAAEERKPILGINTGRLGFVAGLEASEISFLSKLVEGDYKLENRMMLRASYEKEGKKYYMDALNDIVIYRGPKILDFEVSLSDREMSSYRADGLICSTPTGSTAYSLAAGGPVIDPEMRCILLTPVCPHSLLTRPVLFSEHACLQVKVSSAVNSSAQLTADGDDPIQLEEGQSITVTKSPLSVRLINLKRSNFYEVVNAKLGERRN; encoded by the coding sequence ATGAAGATTGCGGTTGTACCGAATTTAAATCGTTCTCTTGCAAGATCTGTTACTCATAGAATTCTTATGCAGCTGCATGCTCTTGGACAAGAAATCTTTATGGACGAGATTTACCGTAAAGAAGGATTTGAAGCCGATGCATTCTGGGAAAGCCATGCCGGATTAATGAATGCCTGTGACTTGATCCTCGCAGTTGGTGGGGATGGAACGATTATTCACCAGGCACGACACGCAGCAGAAGAGCGAAAACCGATTCTTGGAATCAATACGGGGCGTCTTGGATTTGTTGCCGGGTTAGAAGCGTCTGAGATTTCTTTTTTATCAAAGCTTGTAGAAGGGGATTATAAGCTTGAAAATCGCATGATGCTTCGTGCTTCCTATGAAAAAGAAGGAAAAAAGTATTATATGGATGCCTTAAATGACATTGTAATTTACCGGGGACCAAAAATCTTGGATTTTGAAGTCAGTCTTTCAGACCGAGAGATGAGCAGTTATCGGGCGGATGGGCTAATTTGTTCTACGCCGACCGGGAGTACCGCTTATTCGCTGGCTGCAGGGGGACCTGTGATTGATCCGGAAATGCGGTGTATTCTTCTGACGCCGGTATGCCCACATTCTTTATTAACGCGTCCTGTGCTCTTTTCGGAACATGCATGTTTGCAGGTGAAAGTTTCTTCTGCGGTAAATAGCAGTGCTCAACTGACAGCTGATGGTGATGATCCAATACAGTTGGAAGAAGGACAGAGCATTACCGTTACAAAGTCTCCATTATCAGTTCGTCTGATTAATTTAAAACGCAGTAATTTTTACGAAGTGGTCAATGCCAAATTAGGAGAGAGGAGAAATTAA
- a CDS encoding arginine repressor — protein MKSRRHAKILELITQYDIDTQEELLRRLREDGFDVTQATVSRDIKELRLVKILLHDGKYKYSTGKTGGKDISAKFYSLMSDAVISVQSAGNVVVIKSLSGMAQAICAAMDAMHWDSVVGTLAGDDTIFVIARDDHSAQLLMNDLKKTMG, from the coding sequence ATGAAATCTCGGCGACACGCAAAAATATTGGAATTAATCACGCAGTATGATATTGATACACAGGAAGAATTGCTTCGACGATTGAGGGAAGATGGATTCGATGTGACACAAGCGACAGTTTCCCGCGATATCAAGGAATTGCGCCTTGTAAAAATTCTTTTGCACGATGGAAAATATAAATATTCAACCGGAAAAACCGGCGGTAAGGATATTTCTGCAAAATTTTATTCTTTGATGTCTGATGCCGTTATTTCGGTGCAGTCTGCAGGAAATGTGGTTGTCATAAAATCGCTTTCCGGGATGGCTCAAGCAATTTGCGCGGCGATGGATGCCATGCATTGGGATTCAGTTGTGGGTACGCTTGCAGGAGACGATACGATTTTTGTAATTGCAAGAGACGATCATAGTGCACAGCTTCTGATGAACGATCTGAAGAAGACAATGGGGTGA